The following are from one region of the Silene latifolia isolate original U9 population chromosome 9, ASM4854445v1, whole genome shotgun sequence genome:
- the LOC141599701 gene encoding formamidopyrimidine-DNA glycosylase isoform X2: MPELPEVEAARAAIAENCIGKKIVRAIIADDDKVINGVSPSQFQSSLLGKTIVSAHRKGKNLWIRLDSPPFPSFQFGMAGAVYIKGVAVTKYKRSAVNDADEWPSKYSKFFIELNDGLEMSFTDKRRFAKVRLLDDPASLPPISELGPDALLEPMTEGEFNNSLSRKKIAIKTLLLDQSFISGIGNWIADEVLYQARIHPLQNASSLSGEDSARLLKCIREVVQHAVEVDADSCLFPFDWLFHFRWGKKPGNVEGMKIDFISVGGRTSAYVPELQKLNEVQSTKAPAKPRKQAAKKTKDNDKANTDENERGSEDSGGLEDEEEAKTVKSKEMKATRSSGRTTATMKRNSPKESDNGGKKVKRESVSTKK, from the exons ATGCCGGAGTTACCGGAAGTGGAGGCGGCACGTGCTGCGATAGCAGAAAATTGTATCGGCAAGAAAATAGTAAGAGCAATCATCGCCGACGATGATAAGGTCATCAATGGCGTCTCTCCTTCTCAATTCCAATCTTCTCTTCTTGGTAAAACTATCGTTTCTGCTCATCGCAAGGGCAAAAACTTGTGGATTCGCCTCGATTCTCCTCcttttccttcctttcaatttG GCATGGCTGGTGCTGTTTATATCAAGGGTGTCGCAGTCACCAAATACAAGAG ATCTGCGGTAAATGATGCTGATGAATGGCCTTCAAAATATTCCAAATTTTTCATTGAG TTAAATGATGGTTTGGAGATGTCCTTCACCGACAAAAGGAGATTTGCTAAAGTTCGCTTGTTGGATGAT CCAGCCTCTCTTCCGCCGATATCTGAGCTTGGTCCAGATGCTTTATTGGAGCCTATGACTGAAGGAGAGTTCAATAACTCTTTAAGCAGGAAAAAAATCGCCATTAAAACTCTGTTACTTGACCAG AGTTTTATTTCTGGCATCGGAAATTGGATTGCTGATGAAGTATTGTATCAA GCAAGAATCCATCCTTTGCAAAATGCATCTTCTCTTTCTGGGGAAGATAGTGCTAGACTGCTGAAGTGCATTAGAGAG GTTGTACAACATGCGGTTGAAGTTGATGCTGATAGCTGCCTCTTCCCTTTTGATTGGTTGTTTCATTTTCGTTGGGGTAAAAAACCTGGAAATGTTGAAG GAATGAAAATTGATTTTATCTCTGTTGGCGGAAGG ACATCAGCCTACGTACCGGAGCTACAAAAGCTTAACGAAGTACAATCCACAAAAGCTCCTGCTAAACCTCGTAAACAAGCTGCTAAAAAGACCAAGGACAATGACAAGGCCAATACTGATGAGAATGAGCGTGGATCTGAAGATTCTGGTGGCCTGGAAGATGAAGAAGAAGCGAAGACTGTGAAATCTAAGGAAATGAAGGCAACCAGAAGTAGTGGTAGGACGACAGCTACTATGAAGAGGAATTCACCAAAGGAATCCGACAATGGGGGAAAGAAAGTGAAAAGGGAGTCGGTCTCTACAAAAAAGTGA
- the LOC141599701 gene encoding formamidopyrimidine-DNA glycosylase isoform X1 translates to MPELPEVEAARAAIAENCIGKKIVRAIIADDDKVINGVSPSQFQSSLLGKTIVSAHRKGKNLWIRLDSPPFPSFQFGMAGAVYIKGVAVTKYKRSAVNDADEWPSKYSKFFIELNDGLEMSFTDKRRFAKVRLLDDPASLPPISELGPDALLEPMTEGEFNNSLSRKKIAIKTLLLDQSFISGIGNWIADEVLYQARIHPLQNASSLSGEDSARLLKCIREVLEKAVEVGADSAQYPSSWIFHSREKKPGKAFVDGMKIDFISVGGRTSAYVPELQKLNEVQSTKAPAKPRKQAAKKTKDNDKANTDENERGSEDSGGLEDEEEAKTVKSKEMKATRSSGRTTATMKRNSPKESDNGGKKVKRESVSTKK, encoded by the exons ATGCCGGAGTTACCGGAAGTGGAGGCGGCACGTGCTGCGATAGCAGAAAATTGTATCGGCAAGAAAATAGTAAGAGCAATCATCGCCGACGATGATAAGGTCATCAATGGCGTCTCTCCTTCTCAATTCCAATCTTCTCTTCTTGGTAAAACTATCGTTTCTGCTCATCGCAAGGGCAAAAACTTGTGGATTCGCCTCGATTCTCCTCcttttccttcctttcaatttG GCATGGCTGGTGCTGTTTATATCAAGGGTGTCGCAGTCACCAAATACAAGAG ATCTGCGGTAAATGATGCTGATGAATGGCCTTCAAAATATTCCAAATTTTTCATTGAG TTAAATGATGGTTTGGAGATGTCCTTCACCGACAAAAGGAGATTTGCTAAAGTTCGCTTGTTGGATGAT CCAGCCTCTCTTCCGCCGATATCTGAGCTTGGTCCAGATGCTTTATTGGAGCCTATGACTGAAGGAGAGTTCAATAACTCTTTAAGCAGGAAAAAAATCGCCATTAAAACTCTGTTACTTGACCAG AGTTTTATTTCTGGCATCGGAAATTGGATTGCTGATGAAGTATTGTATCAA GCAAGAATCCATCCTTTGCAAAATGCATCTTCTCTTTCTGGGGAAGATAGTGCTAGACTGCTGAAGTGCATTAGAGAG GTACTTGAAAAGGCTGTTGAGGTTGGGGCTGACAGTGCTCAATATCCAAGTAGTTGGATTTTTCATTCACGAGAAAAGAAACCTGGAAAGGCGTTTGTTGATG GAATGAAAATTGATTTTATCTCTGTTGGCGGAAGG ACATCAGCCTACGTACCGGAGCTACAAAAGCTTAACGAAGTACAATCCACAAAAGCTCCTGCTAAACCTCGTAAACAAGCTGCTAAAAAGACCAAGGACAATGACAAGGCCAATACTGATGAGAATGAGCGTGGATCTGAAGATTCTGGTGGCCTGGAAGATGAAGAAGAAGCGAAGACTGTGAAATCTAAGGAAATGAAGGCAACCAGAAGTAGTGGTAGGACGACAGCTACTATGAAGAGGAATTCACCAAAGGAATCCGACAATGGGGGAAAGAAAGTGAAAAGGGAGTCGGTCTCTACAAAAAAGTGA
- the LOC141600986 gene encoding uncharacterized protein LOC141600986, with product MANPELANEVQQLKAQVETLVQSIASLSLQPGRLAGNINGMVRSPTIKFPMFDGSNVDDWLFKCAQFFSVSETDEVTKVTYASMHLEAKALAWHQAFVKNRKEETLLKWNEYEKAIKNRFGNIHEDPMSELLVLKQKGSVQKYHDEFDVLISKLTLQPDYALSCFITGLEDDISLMVRMLKPKTISDAYGLAKLQEASLALHPKPKQKTSFSYPTTSKPPLLPTPSPNTKYQPQKHFPETIKRPFTPHKNPPRYRPFNADFEAKKAQGICFYCDEKFTPQHVCKNKRQLFVLETEEGCEEEEEPEECDEETEPGQIAQISIHALAGQSHCQTMRIPGQVGRKTLSILVDSGSSHNFIDSGMVKKLNLRLEPIPSFNISVANGGKLQCSHQVRNLKWRIRNTDFVADYFVIPLGSCDAVLGIQWLGTLGPITWDFKQLTMEFHFDGKKHVLKGAEPSSLKIQKQMGKTVENGAQLVMVHQQVPGEAEFFAISLNGKGDHSGDVQKLLKTYSLVFEEPRGLPPLREGHDHRIILKPDAEPVSIRPYRYPMVQKDIIESMTQELLEGGVIKHSTSPYASPVVLVKKKDGGWRMCVDYRALNKQTIKDKFPIPLIEELLDELCGSQYYSKIDLRSGFHQIRMRPEDVHKTAFRTHNGHFEYLVMPFGLTNAPSTFQSLMNKVFQPYLRKFVLVFFDDILIYSKGWGEHMEHLRLVLQLMKKNQLYAKPSKCCFGADKLEYLGHIVSKEGVATEPSKIIAVASWPTPKTLKQLRGFLGLTGYYRRFIKGYGIISKPLTNLLKKDAFHWNEGAQRSFEELKKVMTNAPVLALPDFSKPFVIETDASGEGI from the coding sequence ATGGCAAATCCAGAATTGGCAAATGAAGTCCAACAGCTGAAAGCTCAAGTGGAAACCTTGGTTCAATCCATTGCTAGTCTGTCACTTCAACCGGGAAGACTGGCAGGAAACATCAACGGCATGGTAAGGTCCCCTACCATAAAATTTCCCATGTTTGATGGCAGCAACGTTGATGACTGGTTATTTAAGTGTGCTCAGTTTTTTTCTGTATCTGAAACTGATGAAGTCACCAAGGTCACATATGCTTCTATGCATTTAGAGGCCAAGGCCTTAGCTTGGCATCAGGCTTTTGTAAAAAATAGAAAGGAAGAAACTTTACTTAAATGGAATGAGTATGAGAAGGCTATAAAGAATAGATTTGGTAATATACACGAGGATCCTATGTCTGAGTTACTCGTGTTAAAACAAAAAGGGTCTGTGCAAAAGTATCATGATGAGTTTGATGTCTTGATTAGCAAGCTTACCCTTCAACCTGACTATGCTCTTAGCTGTTTCATTACTGGTTTAGAGGATGATATATCTCTCATGGTTAGAATGCTTAAGCCAAAAACTATATCTGATGCCTATGGTCTAGCTAAATTACAAGAAGCATCCTTGGCCTTACACCCAAAACCCAAGCAAAAAACATCCTTTTCATACCCTACCACCTCAAAACCACCCCTGCTTCCCACACCATCACCTAACACAAAATACCAACCTCAAAAACATTTCCCTGAAACCATTAAAAGACCCTTTACACCTCACAAAAACCCACCCAGATACAGGCCATTTAATGCTGATTTTGAAGCCAAGAAAGCACAAGGCATTTGTTTTTATTGTGATGAGAAGTTTACTCCACAACATGTGTGTAAGAATAAGAGACAGCTATTTGTATTGGAGACTGAGGAGGGttgtgaggaagaagaagaacctGAGGAATGTGATGAAGAAACTGAGCCTGGGCAAATTGCTCAGATTTCTATACATGCTTTGGCTGGGCAGTCACATTGCCAGACAATGAGAATTCCAGGTCAAGTTGGAAGAAAAACCCTAAGCATCTTGGTTGATAGTGGCAGCTCCCATAACTTCATAGACTCTGGGATGGTCAAGAAGTTAAACTTGAGGCTAGAACCAATCCCTAGCTTCAACATATCAGTGGCCAATGGGGGAAAACTTCAATGTTCTCACCAGGTGAGGAATCTGAAATGGAGGATTAGAAATACAGATTTTGTCGCAGATTACTTTGTTATACCCCTTGGAAGTTGTGATGCTGTCTTGGGCATACAATGGCTAGGTACCCTAGGACCCATTACATGGGACTTTAAACAGCTAACCATGGAGTTCCATTTTGATGGTAAGAAACATGTGCTCAAGGGTGCTGAGCCTTCCAGTCTTAAAATTCAGAAGCAAATGGGAAAGACTGTAGAGAATGGTGCACAACTGGTCATGGTGCATCAACAAGTGCCAGGGGAGGCAGAATTCTTTGCCATCTCTCTGAATGGCAAGGGAGATCATTCTGGAGATGTACAGAAGTTGTTGAAAACTTATTCGCTGGTTTTTGAGGAACCTAGGGGCCTGCCACCTCTTAGAGAAGGACATGATCACAGGATTATCCTTAAGCCAGATGCTGAACCTGTTAGCATAAGACCTTATAGATATCCTATGGTCCAGAAAGATATTATAGAGTCCATGACCCAGGAACTTTTGGAAGGCGGGGTAATCAAACACAGCACAAGTCCTTATGCATCCCCAGTCGTGCTAGTCAAGAAAAAAGATGGTGGTTGGAGAATGTGTGTGGATTATAGGGCACTAAATAAACAAACTATCAAGGACAAATTTCCTATACCCTTAATTGAGGAGCTTTTGGATGAGTTGTGTGGTTCTCAATATTACTCCAAGATTGATCTTAGGTCTGGTTTCCACCAGATCAGAATGAGGCCTGAAGATGTGCACAAGACAGCTTTTAGAACTCACAATGGTCACTTTGAGTATCTAGTGATGCCATTTGGGCTCACCAATGCACCTTCAACATTTCAGAGTTTAATGAATAAGGTTTTTCAGCCTTACTTAAGGAAATTTGTACTGGTTTTCTTTGATGATATCCTAATCTACAGTAAGGGTTGGGGTGAGCATATGGAGCACCTTAGATTGGTTTTGCAGTTAATGAAGAAGAATCAGCTATATGCCAAACCAAGTAAATGTTGTTTTGGGGCAGATAAGCTAGAGTACTTAGGACATATTGTGTCCAAGGAGGGAGTAGCAACTGAGCCTTCCAAAATCATAGCAGTGGCAAGCTGGCCTACACCAAAAACTCTAAAACAGCTCAGGGGATTCCTGGGATTGACAGGATATTATAGAAGGTTTATTAAGGGATATGGCATCATAAGTAAACCTCTTACAAATCTTCTTAAGAAAGATGCCTTCCATTGGAATGAAGGAGCACAAAGATCCTTTGAGGAGCTCAAGAAGGTCATGACCAATGCCCCTGTATTAGCACTTCCAGATTTCTCCAAACCCTTTGTTATTGAGACTGATGCCTCAGGGGAGGGAATATGA
- the LOC141599702 gene encoding protein FAR1-RELATED SEQUENCE 8-like isoform X1, whose amino-acid sequence MVKEKDRSSRKSLILCLILSVIYPFWLRNQMEGTSANSEDLIEEVEDQGGVEGLFAMNDDGEEREDDHHEFGIEDDDHENGCEQFFGVDPGVHGDNDPVLELECVDHGLNRDRLHQTKCLDAESIALPVLHRDTSDLESSQRSDPMCMENYCSPPVEGTEFESYDDAYNYYNSYAREMGFAIRVKSSWTKRNSKEKRGAVLCCNCEGFKTFKEVTSRRKETRTGCLAMIRLRLVESSRWRVDEVKLEHNHLFDPERAQHSKSHKKSDIGAKRPLDPIPDVEIRTIKLYRTPTIDVASSQSLTSRETEKCHELRSCHLKLKAGYSRELLNYFCQKQLRSPNFFYITDLNDEGLVKNMFWIDSRARASYIYFGDVVAMDTTCLLNKYEIPLVAFIGVNHHGRSILLGCALIAEGTVETYVWLFRAWLTCMSGRPPQTIVTDRCKAMESAIIEVFPRAHHRYWLPFVMQNILLNSGPLQQSGPFQSALHRTVYGSLKTEEFESSWDNMIQQFGIQGHEWLQIWYEDRIKWAPVYQKETFLAGLFSFQPSEEPLLPFFAGHVHEQTSMKEFLNLYDDIMKKIRQQEALDDLESSGSNLLLRTRCYYELQLSKFYTKVIFEKFQVEVETMPCCLSINQVRSTGPVITYTVKERENEGIKEFRSFEVMYNKEVSEVRCICGGFHINGYLCRHALSVLSHNCVEEIPFCYILPRWRKDCKRLYVPEFGSDVIDLSNPCQWYEHLHRRAMRIVEAGMVSQDHFMVAWQASLESLNKVRLTDEKHV is encoded by the exons ATGGTAAAGGAAAAGGACAGATCATCAAGGAAATCATTAATTCTCTGTCTTATTCTATCTGTCATTTACCCCTTTTGGCTTAGGAATCAG ATGGAAGGAACTTCTGCAAACAGTGAGGATTTGATTGAAGAAGTAGAAGACCAAGGTGGTGTGGAAGGGCTTTTTGCAATGAATGACGATGGTGAAGAGAGGGAAGATGATCATCATGagtttggaattgaggatgatgatCATGAAAATGGCTGTGAGCAATTTTTTGGGGTTGATCCTGGTGTACATGGGGATAACGACCCTGTGCTTGAGCTTGAATGTGTTGACCATGGCTTAAACCGTGATCGTTTGCATCAGACCAAGTGTTTAGATGCTGAAAGTATCGCCTTGCCGGTGCTCCATCGTGACACCAGTGACCTGGAGAGTAGCCAAAGAAGCGATCCAATGTGTATGGAAAACTACTGCTCTCCACCTGTTGAAGGTACGGAGTTTGAGTCGTATGATGATGCTTATAACTATTACAACTCATATGCCCGGGAAATGGGTTTTGCAATTAGGGTAAAATCGTCTTGGACAAAGCGTAACAGCAAAGAAAAACGGGGTGCAGTGCTCTGCTGCAATTGTGAGGGTTTCAAAACATTCAAAGAAGTAACTTCTCGAAGGAAGGAAACAAGAACAGGTTGCCTTGCTATGATAAGGTTGAGGTTGGTGGAATCTAGCAGATGGAGAGTTGATGAGGTCAAGCTTGAACACAATCATTTATTTGATCCCGAGAGGGCTCAGCATTCTAAATCACACAAAAAGTCGGATATTGGGGCAAAAAGACCCTTAGACCCAATTCCTGATGTAGAAATACGAACAATCAAGCTATACCGTACTCCTACCATTGATGTGGCCAGTTCTCAAAGTTTAACCTCAAGGGAGACTGAAAAGTGTCACGAACTTCGGTCCTGCCACTTGAAGCTTAAGGCCGGATACTCACGCGAACTACTAAATTACTTTTGTCAGAAACAGCTTAGAAGTCCTAACTTCTTTTATATTACAGACTTGAACGATGAAGGTCTAGTAAAAAATATGTTTTGGATTGATTCTCGAGCAAGAGCTTCGTATATTTACTTTGGAGATGTTGTGGCTATGGACACAACATGCTTGTTAAATAAATATGAGATACCCCTTGTGGCATTCATCGGTGTTAATCACCACGGGCGGTCTATTCTTCTTGGTTGTGCTTTGATTGCTGAAGGAACTGTTGAAACCTATGTGTGGCTTTTCAGAGCATGGCTTACTTGTATGTCAGGACGTCCTCCTCAAACTATTGTGACAGACCGGTGTAAAGCCATGGAAAGTGCAATTATAGAAGTATTTCCTCGTGCCCACCATCGGTATTGGTTGCCATTTGTTATGCAAAACATCCTTCTCAACTCGGGCCCTCTACAACAATCGGGACCATTTCAGTCAGCCTTGCATAGGACGGTATATGGTTCTCTGAAAACTGAGGAGTTTGAAAGTTCTTGGGATAACATGATTCAACAGTTTGGCATTCAGGGTCATGAGTGGTTACAAATATGGTACGAAGATCGAATAAAATGGGCACCCGTTTATCAGAAGGAAACATTTCTTGCAGGATTGTTCTCTTTTCAACCCAGTGAGGAACCCTTATTACCCTTCTTTGCTGGTCATGTCCATGAACAAACCTCCATGAAAGAATTCTTAAACTTGTACGATGATATCATGAAAAAAATCCGACAACAGGAAGCACTCGATGATCTAGAGTCCAGTGGGTCCAACCTCTTGCTAAGAACAAGATGCTATTATGAACTGCAATTATCCAAATTCTACACCAAAGTAATATTTGAAAAATTCCAAGTTGAAGTAGAGACGATGCCTTGTTGTCTAAGCATCAACCAGGTTCGCTCTACTGGACCTGTCATTACTTATACTGTAAAAGAGCGTGAAAATGAAGGCATCAAGGAATTTAGGAGTTTTGAGGTGATGTACAACAAAGAAGTATCAGAAGTTCGGTGTATATGTGGAGGATTTCACATCAATGGTTATCTCTGTCGACATGCCTTGAGTGTTCTTAGTCATAATTGTGTGGAAGAAATACCATTCTGTTATATTCTGCCGAGGTGGAGAAAGGACTGTAAGCGATTGTATGTACCAGAATTTGGGTCGGATGTTATTGATCTTTCCAATCCTTGTCAGTGGTACGAGCATCTGCATAGACGAGCTATGCGGATAGTAGAAGCAGGTATGGTTTCACAAGATCATTTTATGGTGGCTTGGCAAGCCTCTCTTGAGTCACTAAATAAGGTGCGACTTACTGACGAGAAACATGTGTAA
- the LOC141599702 gene encoding protein FAR1-RELATED SEQUENCE 8-like isoform X2, protein MEGTSANSEDLIEEVEDQGGVEGLFAMNDDGEEREDDHHEFGIEDDDHENGCEQFFGVDPGVHGDNDPVLELECVDHGLNRDRLHQTKCLDAESIALPVLHRDTSDLESSQRSDPMCMENYCSPPVEGTEFESYDDAYNYYNSYAREMGFAIRVKSSWTKRNSKEKRGAVLCCNCEGFKTFKEVTSRRKETRTGCLAMIRLRLVESSRWRVDEVKLEHNHLFDPERAQHSKSHKKSDIGAKRPLDPIPDVEIRTIKLYRTPTIDVASSQSLTSRETEKCHELRSCHLKLKAGYSRELLNYFCQKQLRSPNFFYITDLNDEGLVKNMFWIDSRARASYIYFGDVVAMDTTCLLNKYEIPLVAFIGVNHHGRSILLGCALIAEGTVETYVWLFRAWLTCMSGRPPQTIVTDRCKAMESAIIEVFPRAHHRYWLPFVMQNILLNSGPLQQSGPFQSALHRTVYGSLKTEEFESSWDNMIQQFGIQGHEWLQIWYEDRIKWAPVYQKETFLAGLFSFQPSEEPLLPFFAGHVHEQTSMKEFLNLYDDIMKKIRQQEALDDLESSGSNLLLRTRCYYELQLSKFYTKVIFEKFQVEVETMPCCLSINQVRSTGPVITYTVKERENEGIKEFRSFEVMYNKEVSEVRCICGGFHINGYLCRHALSVLSHNCVEEIPFCYILPRWRKDCKRLYVPEFGSDVIDLSNPCQWYEHLHRRAMRIVEAGMVSQDHFMVAWQASLESLNKVRLTDEKHV, encoded by the coding sequence ATGGAAGGAACTTCTGCAAACAGTGAGGATTTGATTGAAGAAGTAGAAGACCAAGGTGGTGTGGAAGGGCTTTTTGCAATGAATGACGATGGTGAAGAGAGGGAAGATGATCATCATGagtttggaattgaggatgatgatCATGAAAATGGCTGTGAGCAATTTTTTGGGGTTGATCCTGGTGTACATGGGGATAACGACCCTGTGCTTGAGCTTGAATGTGTTGACCATGGCTTAAACCGTGATCGTTTGCATCAGACCAAGTGTTTAGATGCTGAAAGTATCGCCTTGCCGGTGCTCCATCGTGACACCAGTGACCTGGAGAGTAGCCAAAGAAGCGATCCAATGTGTATGGAAAACTACTGCTCTCCACCTGTTGAAGGTACGGAGTTTGAGTCGTATGATGATGCTTATAACTATTACAACTCATATGCCCGGGAAATGGGTTTTGCAATTAGGGTAAAATCGTCTTGGACAAAGCGTAACAGCAAAGAAAAACGGGGTGCAGTGCTCTGCTGCAATTGTGAGGGTTTCAAAACATTCAAAGAAGTAACTTCTCGAAGGAAGGAAACAAGAACAGGTTGCCTTGCTATGATAAGGTTGAGGTTGGTGGAATCTAGCAGATGGAGAGTTGATGAGGTCAAGCTTGAACACAATCATTTATTTGATCCCGAGAGGGCTCAGCATTCTAAATCACACAAAAAGTCGGATATTGGGGCAAAAAGACCCTTAGACCCAATTCCTGATGTAGAAATACGAACAATCAAGCTATACCGTACTCCTACCATTGATGTGGCCAGTTCTCAAAGTTTAACCTCAAGGGAGACTGAAAAGTGTCACGAACTTCGGTCCTGCCACTTGAAGCTTAAGGCCGGATACTCACGCGAACTACTAAATTACTTTTGTCAGAAACAGCTTAGAAGTCCTAACTTCTTTTATATTACAGACTTGAACGATGAAGGTCTAGTAAAAAATATGTTTTGGATTGATTCTCGAGCAAGAGCTTCGTATATTTACTTTGGAGATGTTGTGGCTATGGACACAACATGCTTGTTAAATAAATATGAGATACCCCTTGTGGCATTCATCGGTGTTAATCACCACGGGCGGTCTATTCTTCTTGGTTGTGCTTTGATTGCTGAAGGAACTGTTGAAACCTATGTGTGGCTTTTCAGAGCATGGCTTACTTGTATGTCAGGACGTCCTCCTCAAACTATTGTGACAGACCGGTGTAAAGCCATGGAAAGTGCAATTATAGAAGTATTTCCTCGTGCCCACCATCGGTATTGGTTGCCATTTGTTATGCAAAACATCCTTCTCAACTCGGGCCCTCTACAACAATCGGGACCATTTCAGTCAGCCTTGCATAGGACGGTATATGGTTCTCTGAAAACTGAGGAGTTTGAAAGTTCTTGGGATAACATGATTCAACAGTTTGGCATTCAGGGTCATGAGTGGTTACAAATATGGTACGAAGATCGAATAAAATGGGCACCCGTTTATCAGAAGGAAACATTTCTTGCAGGATTGTTCTCTTTTCAACCCAGTGAGGAACCCTTATTACCCTTCTTTGCTGGTCATGTCCATGAACAAACCTCCATGAAAGAATTCTTAAACTTGTACGATGATATCATGAAAAAAATCCGACAACAGGAAGCACTCGATGATCTAGAGTCCAGTGGGTCCAACCTCTTGCTAAGAACAAGATGCTATTATGAACTGCAATTATCCAAATTCTACACCAAAGTAATATTTGAAAAATTCCAAGTTGAAGTAGAGACGATGCCTTGTTGTCTAAGCATCAACCAGGTTCGCTCTACTGGACCTGTCATTACTTATACTGTAAAAGAGCGTGAAAATGAAGGCATCAAGGAATTTAGGAGTTTTGAGGTGATGTACAACAAAGAAGTATCAGAAGTTCGGTGTATATGTGGAGGATTTCACATCAATGGTTATCTCTGTCGACATGCCTTGAGTGTTCTTAGTCATAATTGTGTGGAAGAAATACCATTCTGTTATATTCTGCCGAGGTGGAGAAAGGACTGTAAGCGATTGTATGTACCAGAATTTGGGTCGGATGTTATTGATCTTTCCAATCCTTGTCAGTGGTACGAGCATCTGCATAGACGAGCTATGCGGATAGTAGAAGCAGGTATGGTTTCACAAGATCATTTTATGGTGGCTTGGCAAGCCTCTCTTGAGTCACTAAATAAGGTGCGACTTACTGACGAGAAACATGTGTAA